The Carcharodon carcharias isolate sCarCar2 chromosome 2, sCarCar2.pri, whole genome shotgun sequence genomic sequence AACCGGTAGCTGGATTGGGAAAGAGTCTGCTGGTTCGCTATTGTTCATGTTATGTTGCTACCCAAGATTAATTCCTATCCCAAATCTGCATGTCCCTTTATTGAGGAAAGACCCTGTTAATTCTATCCCAAGGACAAATTCCCAACGTTAAATAAACTCGTAAAGCGACAAAGGTTTAAGTTTGTCCTTGTTGGTTATTCCATCTTTTGATGCTTCCCGTTATTCTCCAGATTTTCTTCCTGCTGCGTAATGTGCGCCTTTCACTTTTACCGGTTTACAGCGCGATCTTATCAATTAGACTAGGCGTACTCCTTGTGAAATGCGTGTTGTATGTTGAAGTAATACAGCCCCACTCAGGTGTCGTCATAAAAATGTTTTACTCAACCTTAAAGATCGCTTTAAGTTCTGATTTGACTGTGCACCCGAGAGAAAGCAAGTTGTAAATTAACAGACAAGTCATTTGTGTTTTGTTCGGTCTAATTTTAACTCTGTGCGCGcgaatggggtttgggggggtgaaaATCTAGCCCCCTTGTGCTTTTTATTTTTTGCAGTTTTAAATGTCACCCCAACTAGGGAAGTAATAATCAGTTTGTGTTTACAAGAAACTGAATGGCAGGAATCCAGTGGTATTTTAAGTCATACAATAATACGAGCAACATGTACAAGAACTAATGCTTCTTTAGTTTCTTAATGCTACTTTATTCTCAGCTTTTCACAAGAAACCATAGATAATAACGAGCTCATTTCGGTTAATTAAGAAAAGAAataactttatttaaaaaaaatcaaacaacaACGCGATTCTGCTAACAGTCTAACAATGCACAATGGGCAAATGTTTCAGCCAAGAAACGTCTCAGCATTTCATAACTTGAAAAGCTGCTTCATCGTGAGAAGTAAATATTTTCACAGCTAAATAATGCCGAAAAGCTTGTGATGAAAGAATCATTGCAGCGACCTACTGTACACAATAAAGAGGTTTCACCCTCATGTCATTGTCCATGTTAACTATGGAAATCCTAACTAAGAATGCCAACTGATGATTTGTGTGCAATCTACCGTTTCTCCTGGTTACAAATATAAACAAACCTTTATTCTTCATTAACACGATTTAGACATCGCTACCAAACATTCTCCTGTTTAATTCCTTTACCGAGCGATCCCGCTCCTCATTCTGTTCATTTATCAATTCCATCAGCTTCTGCATCACTGTGGAAGAATCTTCCCCATTCTGCTCTCTTCGAGGGGCCTGGTAAGCGTTTCCCGCAAAGCTTGGAAGATTATTTATTACTGACATAATTTCTGTGGCTCTCCGCGGGTCAATGCCACGCAGTAACTCTTTGACGGGGTCCTGCTGTCTGCCCGATGAAGCCACACTGGACCGCGGGGTGTCGGCTGAGTTCAGAAAGTCGGGGTTCTTGAGCAGCATCTCTTCCAGGTACCTGGCCAGTTCTTCATGGTCAATGTTGATGCCCTGTTTGTGTGCTGCTCCACGGCCAATACCACCGCCGAGGCCGAACAATTCCTGGTTGCGATTCCCTTTCAACCTTCCGAATGGGTCGCGAATTCCTGACAAATGGGGCTTGGACTGATCTTTTCGGAAATACACGGGGTTTTCACGCAATCTATCATCCATCCCCAGGATATTCAGAATGTCTTCTGTAGTGAGATCTTCAGCTCCGCTGTCTGGTACATTGTAGTCTCTGGTGTAACTAGCTCTGAACCTCTTGTCTTCTCGAGCAGTTTCCGAGGTCCCTGCAGGCGGGTTGCGGAGATCAGCCTCGATCTCCGCTTGCTTCTTTTGCTCGGTGTCTTTCAGCATTTTGACGATGTCATCCGGGGGTATTTGGAGTCTGCTGGACAGTTCCACCAACTGGTTCACGACCTCTGGGTCAATTTCGCCCTCGGATCCTCGGGACTGCCTGCTTGGCATTTTCTCATTTCCCACATTCCTGTCTCTATCTGTTTTCCCGATGTTCCCTCTCGATTGGCCCTCCTCCATTCTGTCTTGCAGCCGCTTGTAATATCGCAGCATTAAATCTGCCGCCGCATCCGGCATCTCATCCTCGCTTTCTTTCTCCACTGTCGCTTTCTCTTGGGAATCGAGCTGGTCCAAATCGACCTCATTGAAACCAGCTAACGAATTCTTCAGGTTGGTTCCTGCTCGGTCCGAGTCTCTGTCCACCTCGGCTTCCTCATCATGAAACTGCACTTCCTTGTGCTGATGCCTGTCCTTCGTCTCAACCGAGTTCCAGGCCTCCCCCTCTGCCACATCCTCATAGGCAAAATCACTGTCCCGGGAGATATCGTCTTCCTCCTCTTTGCGGAAGTTCTCTTCCTCCAGTCTCCCTTGTTCCTTGCGGGTACCTGGATGTTTCCCTAGTTCACGGAAGGCGGACTCCAGAGTTGCAAGGCTCTGGGGGGTGTACTCTTCCTCTACTATTTCATTGGTGCGTTTATAGGGATTGACTCTGGAACCGTCCTCTGGATAGGCGGCATGCTGCTTCCTCGACACTTTGTCGTTTTCAGGGAACTCGTATCCATCATAGTCTTGCTGGTTACCTTCGAACCCCACTATGTTCCCTTCATGACCATGATACCGAGCTGAATGGTGAGGATTGTCGTTGACCCTGTCATTGCTTTCTGCTTGCATCAGTGCTTGCAGGAGAAGTTTGGCCCATTCAGCCCTGCCCTCACCTGGAGATTCCCTGATGGTGTCCCACGGCTGATTCTCTTGATCACCTTCCTCTAACTTTTTAAAGAGGGGCTCTTCAGCTGGACGGAAAGCGCCTCTCGCATCATAGTCTGGGATGGATGTGTCTTCACTGTTTTGCCTTAAATTCTCAATAAACTCTAGGGCTTTAATCATATCCGGGTTCGGATAGTTGTACGTGCTTTCTTTAAAAGTACTCGCATCGTATCTGTTCGGCACCAAAGAAGCAGCCTTAAGGCAATCGGAATAAAGTAGGATGCTGAGGGTCAATATTGTGCCGCTTGTGAACGTTTTTATCACCGCCATCTTTATTATGTAGCTCACAACtggtgaaataaaaaaaaaacaaaatgatgaCATCAAAAATATTCACATTTTAATTTGGAAATTCAAACTTCAATGCCTTTCACTCTGGGTATTTCTGATATAACTCGCTGAATATTCCATATACTGATTAGTACGAGCCTTCCCAGCACTTTAATCGCTTCTTTGTACTTGAAAGAGATTTACTAAGAAACAACGATCAATGGATATTAACTGAAATTATGTTGAGCCGATTTAATGTGCGGTTTCACAACTAGCTATGGTTTTCCTCTAATCGAGAAGCATTGCACACATTTCGGCAATTGGCCATTTCCCCTTAGAGGTTTAAAACGGTTTTTGGCATCCGTTGCCTGCTCATTTTATTTGCCTAAATGCTAAATTCACCCGGCGTGTTGTTTTGATCACAGACTTCACTGAGTCTCGAAATGCTGCAGTATTTGTTGCCACGGTAACATGCAATTTATTTGTCTGGCATCACTGAAAGCAGGAAAAAGACATTTCTTATGCGCAACAATCGCAAAAAAGGAAACGCTATTATTGAAATCAGTTTATGTTAGCATATTCCAAGTCTAGACTTATTTTCACTAAGTTTGGAGAAATAGTCCATAGCGTTTATTCCACTTCACTCAGCACACATTAAAGCCTTACTTTACCAACTTCAGTTCAGGGATGTTGCTCCCTACCGTCTGTCAGTTGTCCGGAAATCACGATAAAAAGgctttaaaaaaagcaaaatacacaGTTCAGCCAAGTGTGTGAACGCAAACATGCCAAAGATTTTATCTATAAATAGGGAGTACAATACAGAGCGCATCAGGTTACTATTAAAGATACACGCGGTTAAAAGGATTAGCAGTCTCGACCACATTCTCTAAGGCAGATTGAATTTCTCAAAACGTGTCGTAAACGGTTTACCTGCGCTTCAAAATGAAGCCCGTTCGGCTGAGAAcattttccctccccctcccccggttTGAGAAGGTGTGGAGCAAGTGGGTCTGAAAATTTCAGCAGCCGGACAGCTCCCTATTTATAAAGCAGCCCCGCAACAAGTCAGAAGCACCTGACCCTGCGTCACCCAAGCTCTGACGCCGGCACAGCCTTATCACTAAATGCAATGGGAAATGAGAACACAGTGCAGCCATCACCGTGAGGTCGCATAGTGATCGGGGATAACAGCATTAAGTACGTTATGTCTGTAACATGTACACGCAAATACGAAGACCACTGAGATTCAAGAAAGATTACTGTAATTCTGAGATGAACTTCGCACGAATTTGAATAGATCTTACAGGATTTTCTTTTCCAATTCTTCACTTGCACCTTCGATCAGAAATTTCGGCTAGGTTTAGGAAGTTAATGTGCTTTTTCAGGTAAAGTGCAATACAACTGTAGGGATGAGATTTTAATGTATGTACATTATCTGCGATTTTGTGTACTTTATCATCCATCACTATTCACGTTCTTTTGCAAATGCAATTGTACCAAGTGATGGTACAGCACTGTGCACCTTTTATTGTATGCACTGGAATTACACTAACAGTTGGATACCCATTggtcagcatctgaaagagaaagataAGTTAATAGTTTGACCATTGGGCCCATTGGAAATGTTCACTTTTGCTTTCAGATGCTGATCTGGGCTCATATtcatttgcagcattttgagttCCAAGTTAACCGTCTTTCATTATTTGTACTTTTCTCTTTTTACCTTTGTCCCTTCTATAGTGCTTTAATGCACAACTATTTATGATAATATTAAAGTTGTGGGCATGTGTGCATTTCCTTTttgtcacctcacacttcttgcATCAGACTTCTCTCTCAAATTCCCTGAAGCTACCTAGTTCTCCCTAATTTTTGTAAGAAATAGATGTTTCAGGTGAAATCAGGTGGGGAAATCAGCAGGAAAGGGTTTCCCAGCTGTTAAAATGATACTGCTTCGAGGCTATCATCATGGAGCAGAGGGAACAGTTCCTGCCACTATGTTAAATGGATAGAGAAAAAGCcttgggggttgggaggaggaTTAGAATGGTGAATTCTTAGAGGAGAGGGAATCCATGGTTTTGTACTATAGTATAGCCTAGAGGCGCACTCCTCGCCTAGAAGGAAACTAAACAAAAACAATCATTTGCTTTGCCCGGCCTCTTTGGGCCTTCTGTTTCTGGCAGCTTCGGCCTGGCTGGGAAGACACCACTTGGATTTCAGGTTAAAATAGGAGAGTGGGCTCTGATGATATCACTGGAATTGGTTCTGTATATTTACAGAGGAGCCCATCAGTTTAAGCCACATGTCGTAGTCACCTGCAATTTGAAATTTTCTATTCAAGTAACAAGAGACATGAGACATAAAACATGAACAGCAACTTAAAGGGCTGTAAAACTTCTGCTTCAAGATCAATATCAGAAGTAAGGCACAAAGTAGCAAAATATATTCACATATTTACCAATCTGAGAGTGATGCAActttaagagatgcaggggggTATTTCTGATAACTGTGTACCAACAGGCACACCTCCACTCCAACACTTCATGGCACAATGGTGCAAAGTATTTGGAAATTACAAGTCCTTTGGACAACTTACAAAATTCACCAATTGCACATTAATGTTGCTTAATGAATTAGTGTAGGCCTTGTGTGTACCCCACCCCTACATAGCCCTATCAGTTACCCCAGGGTTGGTGCAAAACTGCTAAGTCTACTAATTCCAGTTTGCACTCCTCCTGCAACTATCGCAAGCCCAAACTGTGAAACGTCTCCAGGGACACAAGGAATATTGTAATAGAAAATCCGAGATTGCAATCTTGAGGTAAGAGTGAAATTAATTGTCAGCTCAGACAGCACCATCGATATCCAAACTGTATTCTACCAACTTGGAATTTGTAGATAGTTAAATTTTTTTGAAGAACAAAAGTATTCAATACCAAGCCAAAACCAAATTCATTTGAACCAGCTTTAACAACAAAAGAAGTTTCACCTGAGTCCAGAGGCGATAGTCAGCATAAGAATATTAGTCAATAAATATATGGATGGAAACTTCAAAAGGTTCCTTAAGGTTCCTAAATGGTGGGACTTGTGGGGTAGAAATTAATCTTGAGTGGTCATGCAAAACAGGCAGCGTCAACATTGGTCACCTAGCACACCTGATATTTAATTCCATTGAGGTCTATGGAACTAAATATTGAGTGGGTTGTAAAACTGGCGGACGATGTGACACTTCCTCTTCTGCACTATTACCCAAGCTGAACTTTTATCCCTGTGTCTTTGaagaattaaaaaagaaaagcTCACTCTGCTCCATTGAATGACAATGGCAACATGTAAGAAATCTCTTCATTTAGTATCTTGCAATAATTTTGTATTAGGAGTTTGTCATCAACTGATTGCATCATAGGAAATGAGGTGTTTTTAGGTAATATCAAATTTCTTGTAGCTACCACTGCAAGCTGCAACCACAGCCATCAGAGGGAGAGGTAACCAATTAACATAGCAATCAGCAACCTGAGCTATTGGAATGTTATGCCCACCTCTGTATGGACAGCTGAGAACTTCAGCCACTCCTGccctatacaattcccagcctttgTGGAAGGAAGTATTAGCACTGGCAAAATAGATGAAAACAATGGGATGAAATTGAATTTCGGGGGCAGAGTGGAACTCAAAACAGGTGGTAATAAATCAGCTGCCCAATATACACCCCACCACATATCATTTCCATGCACTTCAAACTGCTACTTCCTGTTTTGCAACCCAACTGTGGAGTTAATTCAACTGTTATAAAAGCTACCTTACAATATAAATGGAGTGGTTTCAGTAATGGACCTAAGGCTGAGACATGAAAGAGATTCTCCAATATTAATGGAAGGTTTAGTACCGAAGTGTGTGATACCATAAATATTTAATCATTTGAACTCATGTTATATCCTAGATTTCAGCCTCTATGATGCTGATATTTCACTGCATCATATGGGAAGTAGTAGatgtatattatttaaataaaataataacATAGCTGCAGTCCTGCGTATTAGAaagtagaaataaaaacagaattacctggaaaaactcagcaggtctggcagcatcggcggagaagaaaaaagttgacatttcaagtcctcatgaccattcaacagaactgagtaaaattaggagatgggtgaaatataagctggtttaaggtggggggggggtgggggtggggggggggggggggggggggagtaggtggggggagagaagtggggagggggtggttgtagggacaagcaagcagtgataggagcagataatcgaaagatgtcacagacaaaagaacaaagaggtgttgcaggtggtgatatctaaacaaatgtgctaattaagaatggatggcaggacacacaaggtacagatctagtgggggtggagtggaataagactaacagggcgtaaaaggtatagattttaaaaataatggaaataggtgggtaaagaaaaatctatataaattattggaaaaaacaaaagggagggggaagaaatggaaatggggtggggatggaggagagagttcaagatctaaagttgttgaattcaatagtcagtccggaaggctgtaaagtgcctagtccgaagatgaggtgctgttcctctagtttgccttgagcttcactggaacaatacagtaagccaaggacagacatgtgggcaagaaagcagggtggagtgttaaaatggcaagcgacagggaggtttgggtcattcttgcggacagaccgcaggtgttctgcaaagcggtcgcccagtttacgtttggtctttccaatgtagaggagactgtattgggagcaacgaatgtagtcgactaagttgggggaaatgcaagtgaaatgctgcttcacttgaaaggagtgtttgggcccttggacggttagAGAgacgaagtgaaggggcaggtattgcatcttttgcatatgcatgtggaggtgccgtaggtgagggttgaggagtagggggtgatggaggagtgggccagggtgtcccggagggaacaatccctacagaatgctgccaggggggtgaaggaaagatgtgtttggtggtggcatcatgctggagttggcggaaatggcagaggatgatcctttgaatacggaggctggtggggtgataagtgaggacaagggggaccctatcatgtttctgggagggaggagaaggcttgagggtggGTAGAAGAATGCGTATTGCAAGGATTATTGGGTGAAGTAATCAAATTGGGGAAGGGCTGAAGTTTTCTTGTTGGCAGTAGTATTGTTAATAGTGTTGTTCATACTCTTTATGATTTTGCTACAAGTAGCAAAGAGAGAAAAGCTTATTTGGTGTGAAGATATCATTGCTCCAAGCACTAAGAGCGCCATTAGTTCTTTTGATAACACTCCTAACTGTTGATAATGTGTGGCATTTGATGAAGAATATGCTCCACCAAATAACATTTTATTAACTTTTATCTGCTAAGTTTTCCAAAATAGcatttctttatttgttcatgggatatgggcatcagtcGCATATCCAACATTTTTTGCCCACCctgaattacccttgagaagatggtggtgagctgccttcttgaaccacattcactccaacagtgctgttaggaagagagttccaggattttgacctagctacCATGAAGGTTTCTATGTCAGGATCATGTGTGACTTGAAGAGGAGCTTGCAAgttttggtgttcccatgcagctgtTGCCAGAAGTGGAAGAGGAAACTTAGGTAGGAGCCATTCTACCAGTTCTCTGCACCCAACAGCATTTCCTGCCCTACCCAAGTGACAGTGGTGCACCTGTTGTAGGTACATATCTGACTTGCCTATGATTAGAATATTTCTATCCAAATAAGAGTAAACATTTATAAGAGTAGTCCCAGAAAGACAAAGAAATACATGATACAATGTATTTTCCATCATTTATACCCTAGCAATACTAACTGTACATTTCTGGCACTCATCATAGCAAAGGGCCGTGGAAAGGGGAATGTTTCCATTTTAAAAGGCAGAATGATTGATTGCATTAGAGAAACTGGCATATTGGAAAATCAGTAACTTTAAGAATGTTTAATATACATTCCCTCAGGTTCATGGACATGTTTGTATTTTGGCAAGGCGCTTTCACCCCTACCTCCCAAATGAAGCAAGCTGTAAATATTTAAGTGCTCCTATCCAAATGGATCTGGGTTGAAAAAAATGAACAAGTGCTGGCACATTGGGAGCCACAGGAAATTTGGCTTATGTATATAAGTCATTTGTACCCCAAGATTGAAGACAAAATAGACGTAATACTCTACTGTTGTAAGCAGGTTGAACAAACATATACTTTAGACTACAATTGACACCTTCTGGTGCAATAAAGTGGATTTGGCTGTCCACTGACTTGAAAGTTAGCAATCTAACTCAGGTGT encodes the following:
- the scg2a gene encoding secretogranin-2; amino-acid sequence: MAVIKTFTSGTILTLSILLYSDCLKAASLVPNRYDASTFKESTYNYPNPDMIKALEFIENLRQNSEDTSIPDYDARGAFRPAEEPLFKKLEEGDQENQPWDTIRESPGEGRAEWAKLLLQALMQAESNDRVNDNPHHSARYHGHEGNIVGFEGNQQDYDGYEFPENDKVSRKQHAAYPEDGSRVNPYKRTNEIVEEEYTPQSLATLESAFRELGKHPGTRKEQGRLEEENFRKEEEDDISRDSDFAYEDVAEGEAWNSVETKDRHQHKEVQFHDEEAEVDRDSDRAGTNLKNSLAGFNEVDLDQLDSQEKATVEKESEDEMPDAAADLMLRYYKRLQDRMEEGQSRGNIGKTDRDRNVGNEKMPSRQSRGSEGEIDPEVVNQLVELSSRLQIPPDDIVKMLKDTEQKKQAEIEADLRNPPAGTSETAREDKRFRASYTRDYNVPDSGAEDLTTEDILNILGMDDRLRENPVYFRKDQSKPHLSGIRDPFGRLKGNRNQELFGLGGGIGRGAAHKQGINIDHEELARYLEEMLLKNPDFLNSADTPRSSVASSGRQQDPVKELLRGIDPRRATEIMSVINNLPSFAGNAYQAPRREQNGEDSSTVMQKLMELINEQNEERDRSVKELNRRMFGSDV